TGCAGTAAGCACCAAAATAAGATTTTCACTTTAAGAGCCTCTCTACAATACCTTGGTATTTTTTGTGGTGTTTAAAAGCACATCCATTTAATGTAATTCTGGCTCCACATGATTTTAAACTTTAAGGCTATTTCTATTTGATACCACCATAATCTAACTCATGATAATCTCAAAACCTAACagccaggaaaagcagcagtgcaaaCTAGACTTTTTGAAAGTTGCAGATGACAACctgtctcttccctttctcctctagAGAACCACATCTGGATACATTTTACAGAACTTATGGCATgagaaaaatcccaaatctgCTTTGTATGAAATAGGTTTGGCCCATCTAAATAGAGATGAATGTAAAACCAAAACGCTTCTACATTTAAACTGATAGATAGTAGAAAAAACTTTAGCCTTCCTATTCCCATTTTTACACAGACCCTTGCTGTTGAAGTTTAGTGTCAGATTTCATTAGGACTGAAGCCGTACCACTGCCTGTTTACTACAGTTGTTCCCTGTAGCATAACTGAAGTGTTTTCACTTTACCTTTACAATTCACAGAACATTTATCTTTGAAAGGGAGTAGAAGTCAAACTAAGCAATGCAGCTTCATTCTGAAGGTTGCATAGAGACTGAAGAGATTTATACaacaaatgctgtttaaaaaaaaaaaaatatctgtctgGCATTACTGAACAGCTCAAATGTGTATGAccaaaaaaataaccaaaatattTATAGGCAATCAACTCTGAGTTTGTTAGCAACAGCAATACtgtacatttttacattattatcAAATACATAATTCAAGAGTTACAAAATAAGATCATGCATTACCACTAAATCTCATACAAGCTTGGATTGGTTTCATTCCAAGAATCTGAAACGGAGACAGAAGCAGTTTTTATGAATAAGAACTCAAACTCTGGATTCTTGTTTTAGCTTTCACAGATTCTATATAATCTTGTTACAAGAAAGCCTGTACAAGTTTGCTCAATTTAAAGTGTAAAAATGACTactgaacaaaaaaagtgaGCAAAGTGATCAAAAAAGGGAGCTAAATAATTCACTCTTTTAAAGGCAGCTTTAGAGCCAGAGGTACCCTTATACACCGCGGGTATGATTTTAACAAAGATTAGACATTCTTCAACACACTCAACTCCACCTTCTTCTCTTTCACCTGGCAAAACAGTGCTTTTGATAGACGATTCAGTTTAAAGAAGTGAGCAGAGCAAATGTGTCCCAATCTGCAGTAGGTTCCATGTAAAGTAGGCATACGCTTGTGCGCGCTACTGAAATATCAACACTCCTTCCGCAGCCCCCCACCTCCCGACTGAAAGGCTGGGTAAGCTGTTGGCAATACTTCCACCTTCAGGTGCACCTGAACAGAGTCGTGTGTTCTTTTCCAGTTCTGGAAGCGACCTGGAATAGGAGATACAGGGATGGAAAGCAGCATCCTACCCAACATTTCAGAAGTCTTCAGCTCTGTGGCTCATGCCTCTTGTCAGTAGTATTTATGCCTCTTCAAAGAGAGCAGCATTAAGAGATCAGATCATCTGTCTCCTTAGTTTCACTGCATTTACATATGGCACAAGATTGGTTTTCTAAGGAGTAACTTGTGGcaacaacattttttcctaaaaaagtgtaacagcacaaaaaaattcATAGCAGCATTTTACACAATTTGTGTTAAAAAAGTAGAAGTTAACCATTTGTGTATTGAGTAACAAAAggtttaaattacatttattttccattttacacTCACTATTTACTAGTTGGACTATTTACAAAGGTTTAAATGTTGTGTACGAGAATGAGCTTTACCCAGAATAAACTTCACATGTGAGGTAATGGTCTACCTCAACCTCTGTTTTGGCTGGCTATAGAGGAGGTACAGTTGGGTTTAGATCCTagaaaaaagtcagaattaGGATGTTCACATGAATTAGATTGCATTCTTATAGAAGAaaccatacacacacacatacacagagagaGTAATCCTATGGTAAAAACATTAAGACCGACagtggattttgttttcatctttttggctgaaaaagaggagaaaataattaagaacaGGGAAGTTGTCAGCTGTACCTCATTTATTCCAACTAAGTTTTTATCAAGAGGCCAGCTTTTAATTCAAGGAGCTAAAGCAATTGAtgttaaaacagtaaaactgaagCATTTAAGAATTAACTTCAAATTGGGGCTTTCAGCACACCTTCTGAATAAGACAAAGGAATATTATTTCTCCACTAGTGTAAAGTAAGTATCAACCCACCTGTCTCCAAGCCCAGGAGGTACCACTACTGGTTCCTGCTGAGCAAGACACCTCAACACGTGCTTGCTAACAGACACCTCTGTAACGTAAGGGTGCCCCTTGGGTaagtctttctttcctctgaacaTTTTTAGATTACAACAGACTGCAGGAACACTACATAAGATGCTTTCTGTTGAAGCTTACAAGTTTTTGGAACCTGCAGTATTATtacaacacaaacaaaacattatcaaaatgctaaaaggaaaaaatgggcaAAGACATCTACAATGCTTTTCATGTAAGTCTTCTGACAGTTCGTCAGCTGACCAAGTGATGAAACAGAAGTATAGTGGATAGTTTTGGTAGTTGCAAGACAAAATTATTGTTCTTGCTCTAGTTATACATTACATGAAGACTGCATAGGACAAGGCAACCTTTTGGATAACTGAGGCAAGCAGTGCTTAGTGTCGGTATCCTTTGCTCTCGACGGGCTGAATGTGGTTTAGTGCTTTATTGTAGTCACACTTACGCATCTCTGCCTTCAATGCACCCATTTACCCAAATACTGCCATCTTAAGATCTTAGCACTTCATCTGTGGATACCAAATAAGAGTTTAGTATAAGACTATTTGCTCAAGCTTTTTTCTAAGCAAGTACTCTTGCAGAACTACTGACTAAAACTGGCAAGTCTTAAATAAGCTGAACACCACTGagatgcttattttattttagcagataTGGAAACTTATATActcaagtttctttttttttttttttttttaaaaatggcctGTTAaggcatcttaaaaaaaaaatccatatatGGCTTTGGTTTGCTGAAATACTATTTTACattgttaaaaaggaaaaacatgttcAAATAAATTTGACATTATGACACATTCACATATTTCACTTAGAATTGACAGTTATACAGATGCCTACATGTGATCACAGATGTCTCCCCTTGTGATGACATGAATAAAAAGGTAATCCAAATGTTTATCTCACAGTAGAGGGCAACCCAGAAGTCTGTGCAGAAGTGACATATAAGGAGTTATTATCTGGAAGAGGGGGAACCACAGAGTTTCCATTAGTGGGTGAACAGCTCAGTTTCAGTTTTTCCAAGTATTCTGCATGAACAGGCTTGTGACACTGAAGGACCTTGATTGCATCTTCTACTTTAAAccattctcttttccttcctgaatgAGTATaatccacaaagaaaaacagttacaAACTTGTAACAGCACCATTTGTTGCTATCTGATCATtcactttttctcatttcttttactttagaAGTTCAAGTTGTCAGACAAAAGATAGTGAGAAGACCTTGAAAGAATGGATGAACACAAGAGATTCACTCAAGCCTACTGAAATGGAGTTCATAATAAAGCCTTTCAGATAACTCTCTTGAAACAGATACTGGGCAGAAGCTCATATAACTGTTCATATGCTCCAAAAGCCACATCTAGTCCTTACAGAAAAGGATATTATTATTTAAGTTACTTAATACTGCCTTCCTACATTGTCATACCTAGCAGAAAAACCAATCTGAAGAACGAACACATATGCATGCATGAAGTTACAGAAGAAGAATGGCTTGGTCTGATTTAGAAAGCAGTGCTCCATACTCAAAACATATCCATGTATGGAGTTACTCAGGTTAGctgtaagttttaaaaaacaatatacCTTATACCAGAGATAGGTTTAGATAAGTTCTAAGAGTTATCTTAGTAAGGTAGTCCTCAGACCATCTTTCTTATACAAATAAGTCCTTTAAAATTAGAGGCCTCTGAAAATACTTATAGACACGGTCAGGGATGGTATTGTTAGAAGTGagattaattctgtttttcctttggttttagAGTTTTACAGGTACTATGCTTGAACATTATTAAGACATCTCTAAACTGCTTGTTTAAAACCAAGGGGGTTCATCCACTGCCAGCAGCACTCCCCAGAAGCAAGCCGGCAGTAGCCGCAGTGCTGGATGCTCCCCTCTACCCCGCAGCCTGGCACTAAGCAGGAACGGCGCAGTACTGTCCTCACGGGTCCTGTGCAGTTCCaggtacaaaaaaaaccctcaaaacaaTCCCACCCCTGCCAATATTGATCCTCTTAAGTAATGGACCACTGATCAGTGTTGCTGTACAGGGAACCTGATGTGCAATTAAGAGGGTGGACTCCCCACAACTTGGTAGtaccagaaacaaaacattctcTCTCCACCTGAAAAACTGAGCACAGTTTTGAAACGACCCTTACAGTTACATGCCATTTGCTGACAGATCATAGTGTTAAGTTTATGAATGCTAACACTCCTAAAGCACCACCTCCTGAAAAGGGCAAAGCATAACCAAACAAGGTAGGATGTCAGTTTTTATACCAATTCTTAGTTAACTAAAATTTCAGCTGGACAAATACACTGAATGagctaagctttttttttttttttaaacttaaggACAAAACCAGTTAATGTTTACCGAATTAAATTCAAAGTGGAAGATCCATACAACATCACAGAAGATGTTAATCTAACTAAACTGCATGACAGTGGTATCTGTATGACATAGACATATATATAGGAATAGATACCTCTTAAGGTCAGCACTATTGCTACGGAAAAATTACGCTACAGTGAAAGTAAATactagtgatttttttccccccaggaaAATCATGGGAAAAAGAACGTCATCAAAGCTTTCCAAAgattccccacccccaagaCACTTTCAAAACCACCCTAGAGTATCAGACAGCAAAACATTCTACTTTTTAAGGGAAAAGTAATTAGTCAGTAAAAGAtttggcctttaaaaaaaaaaaaattaagagctgTAGCAGCAATTAATAATGAAGTTTATTCCATAGTAATACATTATATTAATTAGGGTATTCTAAGTAAGAGTAACACAATATGTCGGAAGCAAGCCTAGTTATATGTGTACAAAAGCGTGGAAGAATATCATCACAACTTCCAGTAATTTCAGTTTATAGAACAGAGTTAGTATTCCCCCATGAATTATATGaattgcttcagaaaatgaaagaagtgtgtttaatacattttaagtgTAGCACATGAGGACAGTGAATGGGTTTACCTATATTAACTGAATCCTCCCAGTCTTCCAGTATTTCCGTCACAGTAAGAACATAAACATATGTCCTATGCTTCCGATCCTGGTTCTGCTTGAATATTAGAAGTAGACGTTTTAATTGTCAGCAAAAAAATAACTTAGACTTACCACAACTGTAAGATTAGAAATTACTTACCTCTGAAGGATACTTGCCAGCAAAacctggcttttattttcactaaATAAACATCTGTGCTGAGTAGGCCCAAAAGGATGGgaaaactgacattttatttgaaacagcTACTCTATTTTACtaggctaaaaaaaacccaaaccccctaAAACAACCCAAGCAAATTTGAAGATCGTGAAGTGGGACCAAACTATGTTCTTGGTCATCCAGtttaatattagcagttgtCCACTAGTACTGCCCATTACTTATCTTTTATGTATGTTGTAAATTACCACAGTAGAGTGCATTTGCTAAAACTGTTTCCACAACTCATGTTCCTAGATgaaaggttattaaaaaaacctttgcaaGATGGAACCACTGCATCACGTGGCCAGATCATCTATGCAACACTGGCTATAAAGTTTCACTCAGTAAGTGAGGCAAATTAAATAGCCTATGTTTGCAATCAtgacaaatgcaaaaatcattACCATCTGTTCACTTGACAGGTTTGCCACGTTCGCAGCACTAACCGCCTATCTGGAAAGCACATGCTTTTTGAACAGGGCAAGTCAAATAGAGAGGCTGACAGAGGTAGTCTGCGCGGGGCAGGGTCGCTGTGCCCCAGCCAGTCCACGCAAGGTCTGTGTGGACATTACTCCCTGCTAGCTCCAAAACAGGCTAGCGTACTGTCAAAGGTGCTAGCGACCCGACTAACCAAACCATACTGCCCCTTGGAAAAGAACTGAGCTCCTAGAAAACACAGGACCATCTACGATTACAACTATATTAAGAACCAAGAGATGTTATGACCTAGCTCCCCTTGCAGATGGTTTTATCCTTCCACCAATAACCATTCCTACTTAACTCTGTTTTGCTACAAGCTTAACATAGTTTTAAGCTGTCATGCTTtactaggaaataaaaatactccaAGACTGTTCTTTGTCAATATCACTATTAAATAGAGTAGATACATCTGTGACATGTAGCCTTTCTGGCTGTAGTTCTAGAATGGGAGGACTCAGCAGTTTCCGTCTTCTCTTAGTTCCATCCCCAGGTTGCAACGTGTGTCCCCCTTAATGGTACTAACAACTACTTGTGGGGCTGTGTTGTGCAACTGAAGTAGGGTCTTGATTTAAGTTAGGACTAACCTAGAAAAGTACCACtcaacacagatttttttttttttttatctcctctGGTCTAGACGGTGGTAGGTGGCTTAAGAAGAACATACAGCTGAATTACCAAAGAATCATCATCCCTTGCAGCCCTTGTTTTAAGGCAACAAGATGACAGGTATcctggtgttttgggttttttttttgttgtttgttttttgttttttttttttttttgtctgagctGGGAAATACAGAATAGTTCTGTAGACTAACCAGCAGAGTTAAAACACAGGCAACTTTTTAATGTGTAGGACCATCCAGGTGTACTCAAACCctaaacaaatcagaaaaaggGTGAGTGCTACTGACTACGAACAGGAGCTTCTCTAATTTTGTCATGGTTTCCATACTTCGCAATGGGAACACCTTTAGCACTGTATCAACTAGTCATACCATACATGACTAAGTAATATTTCACATAGGAAATCCCTATCAGGAATACACTGCCTCTGAAAGTTGGTTTTATAATTAAACTGTGAATATTCTTATCTAACTACTAGACTAAGGGACTTCCACTCTCACCCATCATACAGCACAACATAATAACGCTAGATGTGTTATGATCTGAAGACTCACACCTACATTTCTAGTCTGCTCCTGTCTAGAACCTGAGCAGAGGTGGGCAGCACCAACACTAAAAAGAGAGTTATATCTAGCATACATCCTTGTGCTGTCAGTAGCTAAGAGTCTGATGTTTACACTAtgaaatacaagtttttaaCTACGTAGTATTGCTAAAGGTTAGATTTATCTGTTATCCAAAGCCTTAGCTTTTTTAAGTGAATCAAAGCCATAATGAGATACTTCATATACAGACCTATCAATTTAGGTGTGTGAAAGTTAGCAAGCTACTTCAGCAACATCTAATCAGAGAGGAAAAGTCAGAATAGTGCCTCAAAAAAAGGCATGTGTGATATTTCAGAAATCCTAGATCTATCAATGttagtttcacttttttttttttaaaaaaaccccaaacttctaGATGTTGTCCAAGTAGTAATTTAATCTTTCCAGGAAGGTTCCAAGTATTTTGAAATCCTCCTATTCAAATCTTCACACATCATGTAACAACTAAAGGAAATCACCTGTCTAATGGAGCATTTCCAGCAGCATTGCAAAATTATAGGCTGGCAATACTGAAGAACTTAAGTCTGATGTTGTAGTTTATCAGCTCtcacacctccccccccccccaaaataaaacacaaccaaaaaaccaaaaaccaacaaacattGTGtttaaaaggtaaaagaaataGCTCACCTCAAATATCCCAAGCAGTCTGCCTAGCTTTCCCTTTACACCAGCctacaaaacaaacaggaaaaagtgttaacatgtgctttttaatttcaaaaactAAAATATCAGTACCAGCCTCCTACATCAGCATACTCCTCCTTAGTAGGGTTATTTAAGCAAGTGTTTTAACATAAGTTTTAATTAGACAGTGCTGCATTGCTTCTGGAGTTTCTATTTTTAGAGTACTTAAGAGTATTAGAACACAAAAGCTTGTCCCAATGAGTGGATCAAAGAATGCATAAATCTTTCAAGTTTTCCATCCAGaccaaaatactgtttttactTTACATGTTCTTTTGTACTCTATTTTATTAAAGAGATAAATGCCATCCAATACTGAAATAATCCAGGGAAGTAGATAGGACAAGAGATAATTTCaattagaataataataaatctagAGAGGGAATCATTAAAACTCCATTGCTATTTTACACAGAAACTTAAGTCCAAATCTTCAAAATACAATAACAAATTAAACTGTAGGTTACTGGGTGGATCTTGCAGCATAATGACTTAATGTATGCTAATTTTCATACAAAAGCATAGCTTTTGGTATGTAAGCTTAAAACCAAATTTATATCCCCAATTCTCTACAAACAAagttttgaattctttttctaGTTAGTAACATTACAAAAGGCTTTAAATTTAGAGCTTTActtcaactttttaaaacaaccCCCATGTGTATCAGCCTGTGCTCAGTAATTTTTATCAATACAGTTAAGACAGTCATTATGTTCTACTGAGACTCTaggatttgtttttccaaaagtaaTATATAATGCCTCTTCCAACAGAAGTAGTTTATGATCATCCATTTATTCTAAACAAATCTCAGTCCATACGCCTGAGACATAAAAGCGTATGTAGTCTACTGGTAGACAAAGCCATATTTAGgttattttttgtcttgttgTATAACCGATATTTAAAATAGGGCTTCTTAGTGCTAAGATGACATTTTCTAGCCTTCAGTCTTTGTTTCCAGCTTCAACCAAAGAAAGTTACTGATGTCTTACGTCTTTATATAAAAAGGACCATATGGatcttaattacattttaatgagtAACTCTGACAGACAACTGGGCAGGCTTTAGCAATAAGTCTAATCAAGATCTTACAAgtgaatgttttctgtgtctgtctttttaaagaaagcagatgGCTGGTGATATTTATTAAGCAGTTTTGATGAAGGAAGTCTGATCGCAGCCTGTGCAACTCAACAAGCATTTTGCTTCTCTAGAGCAAGAGCTAGACCTGAAGTTAACGCAAAACTACATATAATATTCTTCTGGTTGTCTTCTGTGATGACAAAGATACTGGTTAGAGCTCATGAAGCTGAAATACGTAAGTGGACCTGCTGGGTAAGTGATTAGGCAGCATATTAATTATGAAAGCAACAgacacttatttttttctgaaaggtcaGCTATGCGACAACAGGCACTAAAGACTGCTTATGCTTTACACTGGgtaatgaaaaagcatttattagCCTAAAGGAACACACGCTGAAGAAGTGCTTAAGTTTTACTGATTAGTCCTAATTTCTTCAACATtacagtatcttttaaaaaaagagaagcagaaccTAAAAGGCTACAAACTTACATTTCTGTCCTCAATTTTTGCCCTTCTTCTCATGCAGCACTATCTAGGAATCACTAAACCCTTTAAGATTTTTACTTCATGGCAAACTGAACAACTAAAAAAGGCAATTTCCCATCATCCTATTCCATCAAAAGTAACATGaatctgagggaaaaaaattactccccTTCACCTCAAATCCAACCAACTCCCCCCCCTCAACACCAAcctccccaaaccaaaaaactttcAAGATTTTATAACTCTTTAAGAAGTCCCAGCCAAGGCCTCACTTAGGTTACAAAGATTTCTTAAAGGCAGGTCTATGGCAACAGGACAGTTGAAGGACAAAGAAACTCACCATCAATAGATGCAGGAGGGCTTCTCTGAACTGCTAAGTGGGAGTCTGACAATTAAACGATATCTACCACACGgcacaaacaccaccaccaggTAAGTTTACCAATACTGAATAGCTTTCATAGAGAAGTTTTTTCAACTTACTAGTACCCCTAGTCACAGTGGGAATTTATCATCAATGTTACTCTAAGTGGAATTTACTTAACAGCTTTCTATTCTCCCTCCAAGCAAATCAGTGGTTTAAACAAATACTCTTAGCTGAGTAATTCTGAATGAAACAATTAGAAGCACTCCATTACATTAAGTGTAAAAATTCCCCAAAGCTTATAATGAAGCTTTTGTGCAACCAGATGTTGCTATGTAAATGTGATTACTGTCACTGATGTCTAGTTACTCTCTAGGCAAAGATATGTGCTTCCAAAATATAGCATAATTCCTGCAGACAGTAGCGTCTTTTGAAAACCTCTATACCCAAAAGTATAAAAAGGTGGTAATTAAGAGTCTcatgatttttctctgcaagtAATATATTCAACTGAATCATCTTCATAGTTTAAAAACCACCATCAACTCgacagtggtttttttaagtgcttttgctaataaaaatatttcctccaaGTTCTTATCTAATGTAGTTCCTTCAAAATGTGTCAAAATTAAGTGCTAGAGGACCAAGAAATGCTTCAGCTTTTTCACCAGGAAGTCAAATAAAGTTCCCACTTTCCTAATTGTAAGCTTCTAACCCAATACACTGGTTAAGTTCTAGACTTTGAACCATTTTGTctctaataaaaatatctttcttccTCTGGCCTTTATGTACCCATGGCTGTTCAAATATGGTTCTTTAAGTAAACAGAATCCTATAGGCTACAGTAAGTGTGCAAGACAGTCTAAACTTTGGgataaaagcctgaaaaaaacccacatttctTTTGACAGACAAGCTGTTGAATTAAGTGCTACGTCCCCCCAAGAACAATTCCTTAAGGAAGTCTGAGTACTATGTAGATAAGGTCTCAAATCTgaatttatacatatattttagtATTAGTCTAAATCCAACCACAAGAGGGAAAACCCTCCACTTCATCCCATAATCTTTCTAGCCTGGAGGTCATTCACTGTTGGCAGCTCTAGACATACTGCAGTCTCAGATGTGCAGTCAGACTTGCCTTTTGTTTCCTGTAGATGGAGCAAGAGTCATGCTGCAGTTTAATTTTTAGGCTAACAGTCTACCAAGGCAGAAAGTTGCTTAAAATCTGAAAGAtttaagtgttatttttaactgtggGATCTGTTGGATAGTACTTTAATGGCTACGGTCCTGAAGGCACAGTGCAAGACTATTCCTGCCCTTTCTTGCATACTCTTATAAAACCCCAACGGTTTCGCTGTACCTGCCACAATCTTTCAGCTGTAGATTTTGTACAGTTTCTACCTAGTTCTAGTCTGTAACACCCAatcacttttcaaatatcagaCACACACTGGAGCAGATTCGTCTATTTCCTGCGAGAGGTCTTAGATAATACTACTGCCATTTTCACTGTTGCAGCAGATTAACCTTCAGCATCAGCCTCTTCTTCTTAGAAGCTATATTCACACAGATCTGGGAGAAATTGCATATTTTTTGGTAGGCATTTCAATATACTACCAACTACAAACAAAGCAAGAGTCTCAGTTTTTGGtgagatggaggaagaaaagggagtgGGAAGGTTCTCCTTTCATTTAAGAGGCTGGACATCATCAGCTTGCCACCCTTATTATTCGTGTCATATTTCTCTTTGAACACCACATGTGCTAACAActcttatttctgtgtttcacaCTACCCAATTAAAGACTAAGCTCTAAATTCATTAACAGAGTAGCTCCTCATTTAGATGAGGTTTAATAACTTCCTGGGATTGCTTTATATTGTAACTTCATTTTGGTATTCTACTCTCAGGTTTGTAAAACTTACTGTACCTAAGGAACTTGACAGGTTATCTTA
This portion of the Aquila chrysaetos chrysaetos chromosome 26, bAquChr1.4, whole genome shotgun sequence genome encodes:
- the NUDT4 gene encoding diphosphoinositol polyphosphate phosphohydrolase 2 isoform X1, which codes for MMKFKPNQTRTYDREGYKKRAACLCFRSEREDEVLLVSSSRYPDQWIVPGGGMEPEEEPGGAAVREVYEEAGVKGKLGRLLGIFEQNQDRKHRTYVYVLTVTEILEDWEDSVNIGRKREWFKVEDAIKVLQCHKPVHAEYLEKLKLSCSPTNGNSVVPPLPDNNSLYVTSAQTSGLPSTVR
- the NUDT4 gene encoding diphosphoinositol polyphosphate phosphohydrolase 2 isoform X2; translated protein: MMKFKPNQTRTYDREGYKKRAACLCFRSEREDEVLLVSSSRYPDQWIVPGGGMEPEEEPGGAAVREVYEEAGVKGKLGRLLGIFENQDRKHRTYVYVLTVTEILEDWEDSVNIGRKREWFKVEDAIKVLQCHKPVHAEYLEKLKLSCSPTNGNSVVPPLPDNNSLYVTSAQTSGLPSTVR
- the NUDT4 gene encoding diphosphoinositol polyphosphate phosphohydrolase 2 isoform X3: MLQVLLVSSSRYPDQWIVPGGGMEPEEEPGGAAVREVYEEAGVKGKLGRLLGIFEQNQDRKHRTYVYVLTVTEILEDWEDSVNIGRKREWFKVEDAIKVLQCHKPVHAEYLEKLKLSCSPTNGNSVVPPLPDNNSLYVTSAQTSGLPSTVR